The sequence below is a genomic window from Silene latifolia isolate original U9 population chromosome 7, ASM4854445v1, whole genome shotgun sequence.
AAATTAAAAGACGATGAGACAAAAAAGGTTGGAAATAACAGCTAAGCATAAAAAACGAGGTAGCAGCTCACTGGCCACTATGTTTATATAAAATATATGCCACAACTAAAGCGTCCGAATAAAAGCCTCAGCACAGAAGTTCTATGATGAAAGTAAGGCATGTAAGAGAAATGTTAACACACCCCTTCAATAGGATCATAAAGATTCTGCTGACTCCTTAGCTGAAAGAATAGGTAGCTTGCATATGCCACAAGCATGATGCCGCTACTAAACCTTGAAAGAGACAATTCTGACTTGCCAAACGTGACTTCAGTGTGCGTGAAATGAAGAACAGCAGGAAACGTTATTCCCATCACAGCCATCAATAACAAGCCCGAGTTGACCACGGCTCCAGACTATAGGAAGAAAAGAACATGGTCAATATTACAAAATATAGAAAGAATACTGAAGAGCTAATCGTTCCATTTCCAATAGCCAAAGACTCATTATTTTTAGGTTCTTGGATTATGAATTTATGATGGAATATAGTAAAATGGCTTGCTAAACTGGCTGCTCTACTTCTTATCGTGAAGTGGCAGTCACTAAATGCAGTTCTCGATGCAATTTTCATTCTGGGTCATttggaaacagcctctttgtgctGGTAACCCAAGGGTAAGGCTACGTACATTTGATCCCCCTAACCCAGGGGACCATTAAGGCACTAGGATAAGGATGTTGTAACTCAAGAGCTAATGTACTCTACATTGTCCACACAAAGTAACACTTGATCCACGTTTAAATTTTTAAAGGCGTGATGTGCATGGAAGTGATGAGGGTCTATGGCAATGTGGTGCAAGGCGAGAAGCAAAGGCAAGCGCCCCTACGAGCCTTACAGTTTTTGGAAACAAGCTTGTACTTTCAGAACAAAATATTGTGCAACAATAGCTTCTACGGATTTTAATGAGGGTCACAAGTACGGTAGAGATTATGGGGTAAGGGGGGGAGGAGAATAAAAGAACTAGAAGAAAATTAGGCATGTCTTAGGTATGGGTCGCGGTATCTCAGAATCGGACTTGATGCGGTCATCACTGACTTAGTTAAGGATACAGTGGCACTTTTTCTTTAAAGAGGCTTTTATAGCTATTTTAATCGTCTATGGCTGGTTTTGAATCATCTTAGTGACTAAGAAACATATGGCATCTTTGCGGGCAGATTTAGCCCAAATTCAGTATAATTTGGCCGCAGTTTGGCTACCTTGGGCGAGTTTttgcccttttttattttggctttGACATATCAGTATCACAATATCTTGCATTGGCTTCTTACGATGCTGACATACATCTTCAGTGATAAGACACATTTAGACCGAGATTTTGAACCACGTTGCTTACCTTATCAAATCTTTGGACTTTTGGATAATGAACAATCCCACCCGTGAAAAAGGCACAGCCAAGAACTAGGAGCATGTTTGATAAGATGGAGCCCAGCAAAGATTGTTGAACTACTCTGATCATGCCAACCTTCAATGCATACATTGAAATGATCATCTCCGTAGCATTGCCAAATGTAGCATTTAGCAGACCTCCAACTGAAACCAACAACATATTTTAGTCCACCAAGAGTGGGATAAGAATAGAGCTTTCATCCAAAAATGATTGGGGGTTGGCTAGCATGCCATTTGAAATCGTCAATGTCAGGTAAAAGTGAGTAAAACTATACACCAACAAAAACAAATTATATATAAAAAATgttgcaaataaaaaaaaaatataattattaAGACACACAGAAGTGAGTATTTTgggaataaataaacaaattaaaagTAATAAAATACTAAAAACAATGATAAAAGTAGACTCTAGTGAAAAAAGCTGCACATATCAGCAAAATTTTATCTTTAGAGAGAAAAACAcagtagaaaaaaaaaattaatagaaaaaattaataaaataaaataatgacaacAAAAAAGACATGAGAAAATTAACACTCTCTGTCTCACATTAATCTTCTCACTAGACTTTATTTCGTGTTGTAATATTataattttgttttgatttttttttttctacatATATACAGTCAAAGTTCTGAAACTTTAACCTCAAAAGATTTATGTGAGAGTAGTGAACCAAAGAGCGTAATTAACAATACTGAACAATCATGCATCCATGGAGATTGGAGACCAACTATGATAACATAAATGAACTATGTAATGCTTCTGGTGGAAGAAAAGGCAGTTGACTGAACCTGTAGGGCCTGTATAAAATGCAAGTTGCCTGCGTGAAAAAACGACTAGCATTCATCAATGACTGAGAGTGACAAATATGAGACAGTAGTGTGGTCAATGAAAAAGAAGACGACATACTCTGTCGCATAACCCAACCGCTCTGCTAAAGGAGTAATACCCAACAAGCTGAAGAAGAAAATCCAACCCTGCTGTACGCACAAGTTTAATAAGATGGCGATAGTACTGACGATGGTGAAAACAAGTGGTACAAAAACAACAACGCTGACTACATGGACAACGTGAACACCACAAAGCATGAGCTGGATACGATAATTTCTCCCAGATTTTGCAATTCAAATAGAGCCAAAGACTTGGTATTCTTTGGTtctggattataatggaattaaGAAAATGACTCACTATACTGGATGTGTTTCATACTTTCATTTGATTATTTAGCGGTCATTTAATGTAATTTTTGACGCAATGAGTCGTACAAAAACAATCTCTCAGGGGTAAGGCTGAGTACATCAGTAACCCCCTACCCCACCATTTGAGGAAGCCCTTGAAGCAATGGGGTGTTGTTGAAGAGCACGGAGATGGCCCCAAAAAATAGAAGTTGTCACTTTGTCTCACTTTCGAACACAATGCACGAAGATAGGGAGAGGGGAGAGGGGAGGGGGGGAGAGGATGACGTTTTTGTTTCAGTTGCCAAAAATTCTTCCAAATGAAGAGTAAAGAAAGTAATTCTTACTTGTCTATGAGTTACATAGTGCAGCACTATCGCTAATGGACCGAATGGTAACAGCACATTTATTTTTGCTTTTATTAACACCGTGTATATACTGGTAAAGGGGGTGTTTCGAAGCTTCTTCATAAATCGTGAATTTAAATCTCCTCTCTGAACCGTAGGTGATGTTTCAAAATCTAGAGAATGCATCTCCTTTCCATTGActtttgatgaaagtggaataTCTTCTCCAAAGTCAAGGTCCACCTTTGCATCGCTGGGACCCATCTGCATAATTGTAAGTTAACCGATATAAAGCTTCTGCGTAATTTTTTTGGGCGTCAAATGTTCTGGCCAAAGGGCTACCCGAATGCAGAAAAAATAAAATCTATATAAAGTCATAAGATAACATACAAAACCCAGAGCGACGAGTCTCTGAAGGTGTCAACTAGTCCAAGACCTTAAACACTATTCGACAGGCTAATGTAAGACAAGCATAAGTATTTGCAAAATTACAACAGACTTTCGATATCTAAGTCAGACACATACGAGAGGGATTAACATAAGTTGCAGGAAAACAATTTAATCAGTATGACAATAGCATTATCAAACGTGACACCATATACTTCTCCACAGATATCATGAACAAGTGTTAGACACTTAAGCAAATGGAAAGAGCAGTAATTCTCTTTATAAATTTCGTCTTTATGGCTGTTTTCTTTTTCCTGAGAATCAACCAAGGATTTCCAGTAATGGCAGGGTTGCTTAATTAATACTCCTAGTACTCTGTCATCCCCTCTTTTATCTTCTCTTTTCGGGTGTCCCATTTTAATCTTCTTCCTTTTTagcaaactctttttttttttcaagaattGTCCTATGCATGCACTACGAACAAAACTGTCATCATTTATGAGAAATTTTTCTCTCTACTCACAAAATCTTCCACTTTATTATTCATTTCTTCATTGAGTATGATAATTTCCGTAAAACCAAAGTGAGAAGATTATATAGAGATAGAAGGACTAAGCCCAATTGGAATACAGAGTATGGATACACGACACACACTTAATTGGGTATCATATATGTTGGAAGTGTCATATTACTTAAAATACTTTATTTGTACTCAGTTTATGACCCAAAGACAATCTTTGCAACGTAAAATAAAGGTACTTACAAGTTACGATCCAAAGACAATCTTTGCAAAAAGAGCGAGGATCAtacaaatttatttgaaatgaaCATATTGGGATCACTCACCCACTTTACTATATTTGACAAGTTGATAACTTGATATACTAATCGAGGCGTTTGATAGCAAAAATATTAGAAGGGCATATTActatatataaattataatatgTTGCTTGGAGCATCATATTCAAAGTGTATAAACTGCACATTACTTGAATGATAATTTTGGTAATGGGGCTCACATTTGTTTACTAGTTATTTGACATAGTCTACTACAAACAAAATCCTAACCACCAAATACCTATATAAACTACTAATGAAACCTGCTTATACTAAATAGGACCAAGTTATCGATTGCTATTTGCCAAACAAAGCTTAACCAACACATAAGTTAAAAATGGCGAAAAATAAAGCTCAGAGGTCCACAAAGAAAAATAGGAAAGCCAAAAAGTTAAAGTCAAGGTCAAGCAATGAATACTTCTCCATACAAGCAAATCCTTAAGTTAAAAATGGCGAAAATCAGGACTCCTTTTTGCTGACTTTGGACTTAAAATGATGGTCACTGTATACATTTTCGACTCAATCAACGAACATTTCCAAAGCAACAGACTTCCCAATGCAATCGAGATTGAACAATTGATGAATACCAACATACAATGTTAAGCAAAGTTAACTCCAATAAAGCATTGTCACATTTTACAAACCTTCAGTACAATGTGCATTTTATGATCCAAAAACAGCCCCAGTAACACCAAAACGGAAAATGATCAGCAAacgaacacaaattcttgtttaagaccgtcttattGTAAGATCAACCCAATTACACACACAATCAAATGAGCAATATCAAATCCAAATTCAAATTTAAGCAACATACTTCAAACTACCCAAGTCAAAGTTGATCAAATCTTACATATTAGATCAACTACCAACAAATAAAACAGCAAGATCAAAACTTTACCAAATTCATCAAACAATAACACAAAATAAACAAAACCCAAatgaaatcaaacaaaaaaacaacaTAAAATTACCTGAACAAAACTGCTCATATACACAAACCTGCAAAAAAAAAAGTACTACAATCTTTGAAAAAAACAAAGACCCAGATGAGATTTTCACTTGAAAAGCAAGTTTCAACCACTTTTTTATAAATTAATCAAAGTTTTGAATCTGGATTTTGTCTTAATTGAAGTTTTATTAagcttattaatattattattaaaattacagCAAATATTATTAGTATTTCAGCAGAAAATTAGGAAGGAAGTGGAAGAAGAGTCGTCGAAGCACATCATTCATTGAAAAGAAAGAAGATTTCATTAATTTAGATTAAATAAATTATTGGGTAAGACCGCAATGTGAAGTGAAGCTTCCAAGAAGTCCCAATTCAATTAAattaattcaattttttttttttcataaagtGTACTtccaattattgtattttattatgttCTTCTTCACTAGAAaaaaaattgggggttttgagtgATTTTTTTTAGTTTGGTTGTGTTTTTCTTGTGATTTTTGACGGTTTCTGAAAATGGAGGTCGGGACAAGGTAGCTATATTTATGGATGGAATTTAGTGTAATTTAGATTGGATATTTTTTGAGGAGTTAtgaagtagtgaatgaattaggtACATTATTAAGACTTCTAAATAATAAATCGGGTTTTCTAATGTGTGTTCCTTAAGGTATACATTACAAAAAACACACATTAGAAAAACCGTTATTAAATTTAATAATCTATATATAGAGATTAGAGAGTATATGACTCGACACTTATTTATTCATATaaatttgtttaatttattttgagATACGTTAAGTTCAGTTCATAGATTATACATCAAATGTAGTACAACTTGGTTTAGTAGTTACTCTGTTTTATAGTAAGGTTTTTGGGTTTTGTTTTAAAGattatgagttttattataaagtttatgAGCTTGTTCACTAAAACATTAAGCTAAAAAGttacaatataactcaaaaacTATACATATAAATTCAGTTAGTTTTGAGTTTTGAcgtttaaaaattaaaatataccttataaattttaaaaactcaaaaaaaatacacataagctcaaTTGCTAAAAGGTCTGATGTAATACATCAGATGCATGTTCCTTTTTTTTCCCATTCAGTGTGCCTGGTATGTTATGAAATATGTGTAATTAAAATCAGTTATATTACAATGAATCATTGTACCGCATTGTCGGAATCTTTTTCCCGTCTTAAAATCATTTATATTATTCTTGTTTACTACGGAGTATAAAATAAAGTATAATGGATTATTGATTTTCACGGAGTATTATCCGTCAGACAAGTGATTGTTTCATTTTCGAAAACCCTTCCAATATGACTTTTTTTATGAGGTAAGAAAATTAGATTGATCTTCTAGGGTAGAACCAATTTATTTAATCCTTTCGGATGAGCAAAGGAAGTTGAAGGCAACGATTTTTCAAACCACCTTGAAAGAGTTGGGCAAGAACGTCCAACAGAGGTCATAAAGTCAGCGACTTTGTTGGGCTCGCGGAAGCAATGTTGAACTATCACTTCCTCAGAGAATTGAAAGTCTAATTTCATATCCTTCATCATGCTTAAGATTTCCCACGGAATttactaattattattattttttttttgtcagaatGTGAAAGATTGCCTGGTAACACACACATTGTCAGTTTGTCACCTTCAATTACCAATTTCGAAACTCCTAAAGATTTAGCAACTTAAATACCTTATTTTAATTAGTAAAAGTTTTTGCAACCGGAAATTCATTAAATCCACATATTTTAGCTCATAACAAAATAACtttaccattatgatctcttatTGCAATGTGACCATTTATTTTATCTATTGTTGATAATTTCGCTACTTACCTATCTGGTCATTACTATCTCGTGATAAATCTATCACAATTGGATCTAGCATAAAAAAGCAAACCAAAAGTTGAAAATTGATCTAAAGCATGTAAATTGATTTTGTCGAAATCACAAAATATTACCAGAATTGCACATTATACATTAGTTTGTATCAAATCGAAAATAAATATTAAAACCGCATATTCCAAACTATTAATGTATAATTAGCCTCACccaaacaattttataaaacatTTTATTGTACACCTTGGCTTTGTGTTCTCAAACATTGTTATTTAGGTAATTTTATGTAAATTATTAACTTTTTGACATTATACTACTAACTACTTGAAGATTTTAAAACTTCGGTCCCATATgtaataaaaaaaacataaaatgatctaattaatttttttaaaaagtaaaaaaataaaaatcacTAACTCTCCTAAAATTTTTGGAATGACATGCACAAATGACATGGTGTATAATTGAAGATGGCATGAAACATCATTCCTAATCACACCAAGAAAGACTACTCACCATTCCTACTCACACCAAGAAGGCTACTAGTCTACTACCACACCAGTCATCACTCACTTGTTGAGTTGTTGGTTGAGAACTCCATGGTTTAAGACTTTAAGGGTGCTACCTCTTAttgaaatactccctccataccagaccaatggtaacattgaccgttttgccactatttatggtcgtaggaaatctttgatattattcgtaatctataagacaaaatgtagtcatgtgagatcttgtttgatttatcgtcatgaatgctataagaatatcaaatttttataatttttaataatgtgtaataaaagatatttacgttgtaaaacgtgtctcgacaagtgtgacaaagtcaatgttaccattggtttggtatggagggagtatagtaTAGTGGAGTATGATTCGAGAACCGGGGAAATGGTGATTGATCCTCATAACTTTGTGCAATTGTAACATTAATTCCCACAATTTTCAATTGAAGTAATTTCGCCTCATAAGTTTCACATAAAGTGGAATCAAACCCAATACAAAATCTCACCAAAATCTCAcgaaaatatcattatataccaaCAGCTATACCAACACGTATACGTATAACATACTAAAATCATACGTTTTACAtactaaaatcatttttttacaTACGTATGTAATTAATTCGGTATGATTTTCTGAAGaaaaaaaacaattaacaattttatgtgattttttttgaaatgttGAAAAATCGAAATATTTGaatatttgtttacctttttattatatttgttGTCATGAAAAATCTTTTATTCCGACTTCTGATTTTTACACAACTACCTAACAAAATTTTGCAATTGAaatttttctacaaaaaattgtaaaaaaagttgaaaatctgtactttatataaaaataataaattgtttgatttttgtaaaatattgtaatttttttatctAACTTATGCTATTTTTTTTGATTAATTTGtttaaacttttattttgtatttttcataaaaacataaCCATTTTTTTATGATATGATAAATTAAATTTCTCATGAGATTTTGATaaaggggtttaatttcacttattatgtaagttatgAGGCCTAATCACTCCAATTGAAAGCTATGGGGGTtagtgtaacactacggattttccttggtgactactcgaccgagtagcgcctactcggccgagtagtgctgaggttgtgtgttgttttggttctgccgaggaacactcggccgagtatagttaacactcgaccgagtatgggacactcggccgagtatacacttactcggtcgagtgtccggttggcggagtgttatttcgacggtttgattagggaatgcttagggtattttatatttccgcgtcagtttctaatatcatttgaaagctttatcattctacgatccctccctaatcactccctaatcatcctcatatctcgttgtgtgCGCAAATCGTCGTGacccttgcgtgtagtctcttattctaatgttggtaagtttcattcccttgtcattggtattcttttggggttactgtatatatggatttggggaaaatgggattgtgcaatgtgtaattgtagtatgtgattattgttgtaggtgacgacgtgatatttgttatgcatttgtgtgGTTGATTACAaagatagcggattgcgaaaaggtagggtttcctactcggttcttgtcaattgatttgagattgtgcttgttgtaatttttgttatctgccgatcatcggagtatggagattgttgtgacgatgttggtatgagcggattgagatggctgtgatgtcatgtgattgtgattgtggtggagtcacttgcgggagtggcttcacaccctagttcgccctccgtggaacccgccacgggaggggatgtgcacattaagggacagggattgttagtcgctcgttgatgagctggactaggtggggatgggctgcggtcacccactggcggcgaggattacctgttgcgatgggtaatctggcagggctacacacttcggtgtgtagtcggtcactgtgtgtgagatcgatgatcagctggaggtaatgtttgttgtcttatattgattgagtagtactgaccccgtgttgttgttttgtaaaacctgcggtgatccattcggggatggtgagcggtgtgacagtgatacatttattgagcttggggcagtcatgggagagtcaccacgctggattagatgaaaccatcacgagccttagttattggtttggtagttgttgccatttgcataattcgtttattagattttgcagaccatgtaacttttataattaccgtacttatataaatgttgtttggaaattgtaactttgatatactaacctcgggaaaccgagatggtaacagcctttcatgctagggtagtccttggtaaggtaccttgttATGAGGGGGTGTTATAGTTAGTTTCACAATTGcacaaagttatgggggtcaatcACCACTTTCTCGAGAACCCGAACTAAATTACGATTTTTAATATTTGATCAAGTTCACTCACCTGCGACAAAGTGCGCTCAGTTAAACCCAAAAAATATTTGTATCAAGTTCGTGTAATTCACGAGTTGCCTTGGCCAGTTTGTGTTAGGTCTCAGATTTTTTTTCCATTGCGTTCGTCCCAAGATaagcgatttgaaaaaaaaagtcaTCAAAATTGGACATTCGGGGACAAATTATGGCTGTTTAAAGTCTTTTCATTTTAATCGTCATTTTGTCTCGAGGTTCTGGTGGGATTCGGAGAATGGTAAGAGGAAAATACCGTGGCCGGGTTGCATGGAAGAAGATGTGTTGTCCTAAAAGGGTAGGGGACTTGGCTTTCGCGATTTTGAGAAGTTTAATGACTCTTTTGGGCAAGCAGCCGTGGAGGATTTTAACCCATCCAGAGAGTCTGATGGCTAAGGTTCTAAAGAGCAGTTATTTTACG
It includes:
- the LOC141592671 gene encoding vacuolar cation/proton exchanger 3-like isoform X1, coding for MSSFVQMGPSDAKVDLDFGEDIPLSSKVNGKEMHSLDFETSPTVQRGDLNSRFMKKLRNTPFTSIYTVLIKAKINVLLPFGPLAIVLHYVTHRQQGWIFFFSLLGITPLAERLGYATEQLAFYTGPTVGGLLNATFGNATEMIISMYALKVGMIRVVQQSLLGSILSNMLLVLGCAFFTGGIVHYPKVQRFDKSGAVVNSGLLLMAVMGITFPAVLHFTHTEVTFGKSELSLSRFSSGIMLVAYASYLFFQLRSQQNLYDPIEGESSIVIEDSHDDGEVPEITYWESITWLAILTLWVSVLSGYLVDAIEGASDSWNIPVAFISVILLPIVGNAAEHASAIMFAVKDKLDITLGVAIGSSTQISMFVIPFCVIVGWMMGQPMDLNFQLFETATLFVTVLVVAFMLQEGTSNYFKGLMLVLCYLIVAASFFVHIDKKEEDD
- the LOC141592671 gene encoding vacuolar cation/proton exchanger 3-like isoform X2, encoding MSSFVQMGPSDAKVDLDFGEDIPLSSKVNGKEMHSLDFETSPTVQRGDLNSRFMKKLRNTPFTSIYTVLIKAKINVLLPFGPLAIVLHYVTHRQGWIFFFSLLGITPLAERLGYATEQLAFYTGPTVGGLLNATFGNATEMIISMYALKVGMIRVVQQSLLGSILSNMLLVLGCAFFTGGIVHYPKVQRFDKSGAVVNSGLLLMAVMGITFPAVLHFTHTEVTFGKSELSLSRFSSGIMLVAYASYLFFQLRSQQNLYDPIEGESSIVIEDSHDDGEVPEITYWESITWLAILTLWVSVLSGYLVDAIEGASDSWNIPVAFISVILLPIVGNAAEHASAIMFAVKDKLDITLGVAIGSSTQISMFVIPFCVIVGWMMGQPMDLNFQLFETATLFVTVLVVAFMLQEGTSNYFKGLMLVLCYLIVAASFFVHIDKKEEDD